Proteins encoded together in one Oncorhynchus mykiss isolate Arlee chromosome 7, USDA_OmykA_1.1, whole genome shotgun sequence window:
- the nfs1 gene encoding cysteine desulfurase, mitochondrial isoform X1 — protein sequence MMRKTVTTKLLGSLRGFPSHRVNYAVNAVARELIKSRELENDELRPLYMDFQATTPMDPRVLDAMLPYQVNYYGNPHSRTHAYGWESESAMEKARKQVADLIAADPREIVFTSGATESNNMSIKGVARFYKSKKKHVITTQTEHKCVLDSCRVLEAEGFDITYLPVKTNGLVDLQLLEGTIRQDTSLVSVMTVNNEIGVRQPVEDIGRICRSRNVFFHTDAAQAVGKIPINVSDWKVDLMSISGHKIYGPKGVGALYVRRRPRVRMEPLQNGGGQERGLRSGTVPTPLAVGLGAACDIAQQELEYDHSRVSMLANRLVRKIMSEIPDVVMNGDPEQRYPGCINLSFAYVEGESLLMALKDVALSSGSTSFASACSKEKKDSANPCACTSASLEPSYVLRAIGTDEDLAHSSIRFGIGRFSTEAEVDYTADKCIQQVKRLREMSPLWEMVQEGIDLKSIKWTQH from the exons ATGATGAGGAAGACTGTTACGACGAAGCTTCTGGGATCCCTGCGAGGGTTCCCAAGCCACCGAGTAAACTATGCGGTGAATGCTGTTGCGAGAG AATTGATCAAAAGTAGGGAACTGGAGAACGATGAGTTGCGACCTCTGTACATGGATTTTCAAGCAACAACACCAATG GATCCAAGAGTTCTGGATGCAATGCTTCCCTATCAAGTTAATTATTATGGTAACCCTCACTCCAGAACACATGCATATGGCTGGGAAAGTGAAAGTGCAATGGAAAAAGCTAGAAAG CAAGTGGCAGACCTGATTGCTGCAGATCCTCGTGAGATCGTGTTCACAAGTGGTGCCACTGAATCCAATAATATGTCAATCAAA GGTGTGGCCCGATTTTACAAATCTAAGAAGAAGCATGTGATCACCACTCAGACGGAGCATAAGTGTGTGCTGGACTCCTGTCGAGTCTTGGAAGCAGAGGGCTTTGACATAACCTATCTTCCCGTGAAGACTAATGGCTTGGTTGACCTACAG ctACTGGAGGGAACAATTCGTCAAGACACAAGTTTGGTGTCTGTGATGACCGTGAACAATGAGATTGGTGTGAGGCAGCCTGTCGAAGACATAG GTCGAATCTGCCGGTCAAGGAACGTGTTCTTCCACACTGATGCAGCTCAAGCTGTGGGAAAAATCCCCATCAATGTATCTGACTGGAAGGTAGACCTGATGTCCATCAGCGGGCACAAAATATATGGTCCTAAAG GGGTCGGGGCACTGTATGTGCGGCGCCGGCCCCGGGTTCGAATGGAGCCACTGCAGAATGGTGGAGGCCAGGAGAGGGGGCTTCGCTCAGGGACAGTGCCCACTCCTCTGGCTGTGGGACTGGGAGCAGCCTGTGATATAGCCCAGCAGGAGCTAGAG TATGATCACAGCCGGGTGTCCATGTTGGCAAACCGCCTTGTGCGCAAAATCATGTCAGAGATCCCTGATGTTGTGATGAATGGTGACCCGGAGCAAAGATACCCAG GATGCATTAATTTGTCCTTTGCCTACGTGGAGGGAGAGAGTCTGTTGATGGCCCTGAAGGATGTCGCTCTATCATCTGGCAG TACATCATTCGCGTCGGCCTGCtcaaaggaaaaaaaggattctgccaatccgtg TGCCTGCACTTCTGCTTCATTGGAGCCTTCATATGTCTTGAGAGCTATTGGAACAGATGAGGACCTGGCCCACTCCTCAATCAG ATTTGGAATCGGACGATTTAGCACGGAGGCAGAAGTGGACTATACAGCGGACAAGTGCATTCAGCAGGTCAAACGCctgagagagatgag CCCCTTGTGGGAGATGGTGCAAGAAGGAATCGATCTGAAGAGCATCAAATGGACGCAGCACTAA
- the nfs1 gene encoding cysteine desulfurase, mitochondrial isoform X2: MMRKTVTTKLLGSLRGFPSHRVNYAVNAVARELIKSRELENDELRPLYMDFQATTPMDPRVLDAMLPYQVNYYGNPHSRTHAYGWESESAMEKARKQVADLIAADPREIVFTSGATESNNMSIKGVARFYKSKKKHVITTQTEHKCVLDSCRVLEAEGFDITYLPVKTNGLVDLQLLEGTIRQDTSLVSVMTVNNEIGVRQPVEDIGRICRSRNVFFHTDAAQAVGKIPINVSDWKVDLMSISGHKIYGPKGVGALYVRRRPRVRMEPLQNGGGQERGLRSGTVPTPLAVGLGAACDIAQQELEYDHSRVSMLANRLVRKIMSEIPDVVMNGDPEQRYPGCINLSFAYVEGESLLMALKDVALSSGSACTSASLEPSYVLRAIGTDEDLAHSSIRFGIGRFSTEAEVDYTADKCIQQVKRLREMSPLWEMVQEGIDLKSIKWTQH, encoded by the exons ATGATGAGGAAGACTGTTACGACGAAGCTTCTGGGATCCCTGCGAGGGTTCCCAAGCCACCGAGTAAACTATGCGGTGAATGCTGTTGCGAGAG AATTGATCAAAAGTAGGGAACTGGAGAACGATGAGTTGCGACCTCTGTACATGGATTTTCAAGCAACAACACCAATG GATCCAAGAGTTCTGGATGCAATGCTTCCCTATCAAGTTAATTATTATGGTAACCCTCACTCCAGAACACATGCATATGGCTGGGAAAGTGAAAGTGCAATGGAAAAAGCTAGAAAG CAAGTGGCAGACCTGATTGCTGCAGATCCTCGTGAGATCGTGTTCACAAGTGGTGCCACTGAATCCAATAATATGTCAATCAAA GGTGTGGCCCGATTTTACAAATCTAAGAAGAAGCATGTGATCACCACTCAGACGGAGCATAAGTGTGTGCTGGACTCCTGTCGAGTCTTGGAAGCAGAGGGCTTTGACATAACCTATCTTCCCGTGAAGACTAATGGCTTGGTTGACCTACAG ctACTGGAGGGAACAATTCGTCAAGACACAAGTTTGGTGTCTGTGATGACCGTGAACAATGAGATTGGTGTGAGGCAGCCTGTCGAAGACATAG GTCGAATCTGCCGGTCAAGGAACGTGTTCTTCCACACTGATGCAGCTCAAGCTGTGGGAAAAATCCCCATCAATGTATCTGACTGGAAGGTAGACCTGATGTCCATCAGCGGGCACAAAATATATGGTCCTAAAG GGGTCGGGGCACTGTATGTGCGGCGCCGGCCCCGGGTTCGAATGGAGCCACTGCAGAATGGTGGAGGCCAGGAGAGGGGGCTTCGCTCAGGGACAGTGCCCACTCCTCTGGCTGTGGGACTGGGAGCAGCCTGTGATATAGCCCAGCAGGAGCTAGAG TATGATCACAGCCGGGTGTCCATGTTGGCAAACCGCCTTGTGCGCAAAATCATGTCAGAGATCCCTGATGTTGTGATGAATGGTGACCCGGAGCAAAGATACCCAG GATGCATTAATTTGTCCTTTGCCTACGTGGAGGGAGAGAGTCTGTTGATGGCCCTGAAGGATGTCGCTCTATCATCTGGCAG TGCCTGCACTTCTGCTTCATTGGAGCCTTCATATGTCTTGAGAGCTATTGGAACAGATGAGGACCTGGCCCACTCCTCAATCAG ATTTGGAATCGGACGATTTAGCACGGAGGCAGAAGTGGACTATACAGCGGACAAGTGCATTCAGCAGGTCAAACGCctgagagagatgag CCCCTTGTGGGAGATGGTGCAAGAAGGAATCGATCTGAAGAGCATCAAATGGACGCAGCACTAA